From a region of the Sander lucioperca isolate FBNREF2018 chromosome 8, SLUC_FBN_1.2, whole genome shotgun sequence genome:
- the ift88 gene encoding intraflagellar transport protein 88 homolog isoform X6: protein MENVHLAGEEEDLYSGYNDYNPTFDSEELENDVGFQQAVRTSHGRRPPMTAKFPGTAIGARPLASSFGARIPLASSMGRPMTGAVQDGAARPMTAVRAAGYTSSLTRGSTFDPLGQSKGPAPSLEAKNEDTPEEKIKILEKKVNDLIEESCMAQSIGALQLALEKAKEAGRKERALVRQREQSGNADHINLDLTYSVLLNLANQYANNEMYPEALNSYQVIVKNKMFSNAGRLKVNMANIYVKQKNYPKAIKFYRMALDQISNAHKEMRIKIMQNIGVVFVRMGQYSDAITSFEHIMSESPNIKTGFNLILCYYAIGDRERMKKAFQKLISVPLGIDDEDKYIPSNDDTDSSMVIEAIKNDKLHQMERDLKVLAEKYIMTAAKLIAPAIETSFATGFDWCVDMVKNSQYVELANDLEINKAITYLRQKDFNQVEAVETLKTFEKKDSRVKSAAATNLSFLYFLEKDYDQADRYADLAMTADRYNPAALINKGNTVFVKQDYEKAAEFYKEALRNDSSCTEALYNLGLTYKKLNRLEEALDCFLKLHAILRNSAQVMYQLANLYELLEDPQQAIEWLIQVLSVTHTDPQALAKLGELYDGEGDKSQAFQYYYESFRYFPSNIDVIEWLGAYYIETQFCEKAIQYFERATLIQPTQVKWQLMVASCYRRSGNYQKALETYKDIHRKFPENVECLRFLVRLCTDMGLKEVQDYATKLKKAEKMKEIKEQRVKSGREGSARGRRESREGSAGSAVSQSESKQLSPLLDSGRDSGHSSNSTKGERLSAKMRSLPGSNEPYEASSPKEIDASYVDPLGPQMERPKTGAKRRVEDDDFADEELGDDLLPE, encoded by the exons ATGGAAAATGTGCATTTGgctggggaggaggaggatctTTATTCGGGTTACAACGATTATAATCCAACGTTTGACTCCGAG GAGTTGGAAAACGATGTGGGCTTCCAGCAAGCAGTGAGGACAAGTCATGGAAGAAGACCTCCG ATGACTGCCAAATTTCCTGGCACTGCCATTGGCGCTCGACCTTTAGCTTCTTCCTTTGGA GCTCGGATCCCTCTGGCCTCTTCAATGGGCAGACCCATGACTGGAGCTGTGCAG GATGGAGCAGCCCGACCAATGACTGCTGTGAGAGCAGCAGGTTACACTTCCTCCCTGACACGTG GCTCGACCTTTGACCCTCTGGGCCAGTCCAAAGGCCCTGCACCTTCACTTGAAGCAAAGAATGAGGACAC ACCTGAGGAGAAGATTAAGAttctggagaaaaaagtgaATGACCTGATAGAAGAGAGCTGCATGGCACAGAGCATTGGAGCCTTACAACTG GCCCTTGAAAAGGCCAAAGAGgcagggaggaaggagagagcaCTGGTGAGACAGAGGGAACAATCTGGCAATGCGGACCACATCAATTTAGACCTCACCTACTCT GTTTTGCTCAACCTTGCCAACCAGTATGCGAACAATGAAATGTACCCAGAGGCCCTAAACAGCTACCAGGTCATTGTTAAGAACAAGATGTTCAGTAACGCAG GCCGCCTAAAAGTCAACATGGCCAACATCTACGTCAAACAGAAGAACTATCCTAAAGCCATCAAGTTCTACCGAATGGCACTGGATCAGATCTCCAACGCTCACAAGGAAATGAGGATCAAGATCATGCAGAACATCGGCGTGGTCTTTGTTCGCATGGGCCAATACTCAGACGCCATAACATCTTTCGAGCACATCATGAGTGAGAGTCCCAATATCAAGACCGGCTTCAACCTCATCCTGTGCTACTATGCCATCGGTGACAGGGAGAGGATGAAAAAGGCCTTTCAGAAGCTCATCTCTGTTCCTCTGGGCATCGATGATGAAGACAAGTACATCCCATCTAAT GATGACACAGACTCAAGTATGGTCATCGAGGCCATTAAGAACGACAAACTTCACCAGATGGAAAGAGATCT AAAAGTCCTGGCTGAGAAGTACATCATGACCGCTGCCAAACTCATTGCTCCGGCCATTGAGACATCTTTTGCTACTGGATTTGACTG GTGTGTGGACATGGTGAAGAATTCTCAGTATGTTGAGCTTGCCAACGATCTAGAGATAAACAAAGCTATCACCTACCTCCGACAGAAGGACTTCAACCAG GTTGAG GCAGTGGAGACTCTAAAGACATTTGAGAAGAAGGACAGCAGAGTGAAGAGTGCTGCTGCCACCAACCTCTCCTTCCTCTACTTCCTG GAGAAGGACTATGACCAGGCTGACCGATACGCAGACCTTGCCATGACCGCTGACCGCTACAACCCGGCAGCACTTATCAACAAAGGCAACACTGTGTTCGTCAAGCAAGACTATGAAAAGGCTGCAGAGTTCTACAAAGAAGCACTGAGGAATGATTCCTCCTGCACTGAGGCCCTCTACAACCTGG GTCTAACTTATAAGAAACTGAATCGTCTCGAGGAGGCTCTGGACTGCTTCCTGAAGCTCCATGCCATTCTACGGAACAGTGCCCAAGTCATGTACCAGCTGGCCAATCT ATATGAGCTTCTGGAAGATCCCCAACAGGCAATCGAGTGGTTGATACAGGTCTTGAGTGTAACTCACACCGACCCCCAGGCACTGGCCAAACTGGGGGAGCTCTATGATGGCGAGGGGGACAAATCCCAGGCTTTCCAGTACTACTACGAG TCCTTCAGGTACTTCCCCTCCAACATCGATGTGATCGAGTGGCTTGGGGCTTACTACATCGAGACACAGTTCTGTGAGAAAGCCATTCAGTACTTTGAAAGAGCCACACTCATACA ACCAACCCAGGTGAAGTGGCAGTTAATGGTGGCAAGCTGCTACAGAAGAAGTG GAAACTACCAGAAGGCTCTGGAAACGTATAAAGACATTCACCGCAAGTTTCCAGAAAATGTGGAAT GCCTGCGTTTCTTGGTGAGGCTGTGTACGGACATGGGTTTAAAGGAAGTCCAAGATTACGCCACCAAGCTGAAGAAAGCAGAGAAGATGAAGGAGATCAAAGAACAG AGGGTGAAGTCGGGGCGGGAGGGCAGTGCCAGAGGTCGGAGAGAAAGCCGAGAGGGCAGCGCCGGGAGTGCTG TATCTCAATCTGAGTCTAAACAACTCAGTCCACTGTTGGACTCAGGGAGAG
- the ift88 gene encoding intraflagellar transport protein 88 homolog isoform X3, which yields MENVHLAGEEEDLYSGYNDYNPTFDSEELENDVGFQQAVRTSHGRRPPMTAKFPGTAIGARPLASSFGARIPLASSMGRPMTGAVQDGAARPMTAVRAAGYTSSLTRGSTFDPLGQSKGPAPSLEAKNEDTPEEKIKILEKKVNDLIEESCMAQSIGALQLALEKAKEAGRKERALVRQREQSGNADHINLDLTYSVLLNLANQYANNEMYPEALNSYQVIVKNKMFSNAGRLKVNMANIYVKQKNYPKAIKFYRMALDQISNAHKEMRIKIMQNIGVVFVRMGQYSDAITSFEHIMSESPNIKTGFNLILCYYAIGDRERMKKAFQKLISVPLGIDDEDKYIPSNDDTDSSMVIEAIKNDKLHQMERDLKVLAEKYIMTAAKLIAPAIETSFATGFDWCVDMVKNSQYVELANDLEINKAITYLRQKDFNQAVETLKTFEKKDSRVKSAAATNLSFLYFLEKDYDQADRYADLAMTADRYNPAALINKGNTVFVKQDYEKAAEFYKEALRNDSSCTEALYNLGLTYKKLNRLEEALDCFLKLHAILRNSAQVMYQLANLYELLEDPQQAIEWLIQVLSVTHTDPQALAKLGELYDGEGDKSQAFQYYYESFRYFPSNIDVIEWLGAYYIETQFCEKAIQYFERATLIQPTQVKWQLMVASCYRRSGNYQKALETYKDIHRKFPENVECLRFLVRLCTDMGLKEVQDYATKLKKAEKMKEIKEQRVKSGREGSARGRRESREGSAGSAAGVSTPVLTSPKKASIMEMDVKAVSQSESKQLSPLLDSGRDSGHSSNSTKGERLSAKMRSLPGSNEPYEASSPKEIDASYVDPLGPQMERPKTGAKRRVEDDDFADEELGDDLLPE from the exons ATGGAAAATGTGCATTTGgctggggaggaggaggatctTTATTCGGGTTACAACGATTATAATCCAACGTTTGACTCCGAG GAGTTGGAAAACGATGTGGGCTTCCAGCAAGCAGTGAGGACAAGTCATGGAAGAAGACCTCCG ATGACTGCCAAATTTCCTGGCACTGCCATTGGCGCTCGACCTTTAGCTTCTTCCTTTGGA GCTCGGATCCCTCTGGCCTCTTCAATGGGCAGACCCATGACTGGAGCTGTGCAG GATGGAGCAGCCCGACCAATGACTGCTGTGAGAGCAGCAGGTTACACTTCCTCCCTGACACGTG GCTCGACCTTTGACCCTCTGGGCCAGTCCAAAGGCCCTGCACCTTCACTTGAAGCAAAGAATGAGGACAC ACCTGAGGAGAAGATTAAGAttctggagaaaaaagtgaATGACCTGATAGAAGAGAGCTGCATGGCACAGAGCATTGGAGCCTTACAACTG GCCCTTGAAAAGGCCAAAGAGgcagggaggaaggagagagcaCTGGTGAGACAGAGGGAACAATCTGGCAATGCGGACCACATCAATTTAGACCTCACCTACTCT GTTTTGCTCAACCTTGCCAACCAGTATGCGAACAATGAAATGTACCCAGAGGCCCTAAACAGCTACCAGGTCATTGTTAAGAACAAGATGTTCAGTAACGCAG GCCGCCTAAAAGTCAACATGGCCAACATCTACGTCAAACAGAAGAACTATCCTAAAGCCATCAAGTTCTACCGAATGGCACTGGATCAGATCTCCAACGCTCACAAGGAAATGAGGATCAAGATCATGCAGAACATCGGCGTGGTCTTTGTTCGCATGGGCCAATACTCAGACGCCATAACATCTTTCGAGCACATCATGAGTGAGAGTCCCAATATCAAGACCGGCTTCAACCTCATCCTGTGCTACTATGCCATCGGTGACAGGGAGAGGATGAAAAAGGCCTTTCAGAAGCTCATCTCTGTTCCTCTGGGCATCGATGATGAAGACAAGTACATCCCATCTAAT GATGACACAGACTCAAGTATGGTCATCGAGGCCATTAAGAACGACAAACTTCACCAGATGGAAAGAGATCT AAAAGTCCTGGCTGAGAAGTACATCATGACCGCTGCCAAACTCATTGCTCCGGCCATTGAGACATCTTTTGCTACTGGATTTGACTG GTGTGTGGACATGGTGAAGAATTCTCAGTATGTTGAGCTTGCCAACGATCTAGAGATAAACAAAGCTATCACCTACCTCCGACAGAAGGACTTCAACCAG GCAGTGGAGACTCTAAAGACATTTGAGAAGAAGGACAGCAGAGTGAAGAGTGCTGCTGCCACCAACCTCTCCTTCCTCTACTTCCTG GAGAAGGACTATGACCAGGCTGACCGATACGCAGACCTTGCCATGACCGCTGACCGCTACAACCCGGCAGCACTTATCAACAAAGGCAACACTGTGTTCGTCAAGCAAGACTATGAAAAGGCTGCAGAGTTCTACAAAGAAGCACTGAGGAATGATTCCTCCTGCACTGAGGCCCTCTACAACCTGG GTCTAACTTATAAGAAACTGAATCGTCTCGAGGAGGCTCTGGACTGCTTCCTGAAGCTCCATGCCATTCTACGGAACAGTGCCCAAGTCATGTACCAGCTGGCCAATCT ATATGAGCTTCTGGAAGATCCCCAACAGGCAATCGAGTGGTTGATACAGGTCTTGAGTGTAACTCACACCGACCCCCAGGCACTGGCCAAACTGGGGGAGCTCTATGATGGCGAGGGGGACAAATCCCAGGCTTTCCAGTACTACTACGAG TCCTTCAGGTACTTCCCCTCCAACATCGATGTGATCGAGTGGCTTGGGGCTTACTACATCGAGACACAGTTCTGTGAGAAAGCCATTCAGTACTTTGAAAGAGCCACACTCATACA ACCAACCCAGGTGAAGTGGCAGTTAATGGTGGCAAGCTGCTACAGAAGAAGTG GAAACTACCAGAAGGCTCTGGAAACGTATAAAGACATTCACCGCAAGTTTCCAGAAAATGTGGAAT GCCTGCGTTTCTTGGTGAGGCTGTGTACGGACATGGGTTTAAAGGAAGTCCAAGATTACGCCACCAAGCTGAAGAAAGCAGAGAAGATGAAGGAGATCAAAGAACAG AGGGTGAAGTCGGGGCGGGAGGGCAGTGCCAGAGGTCGGAGAGAAAGCCGAGAGGGCAGCGCCGGGAGTGCTG CAGGCGTCTCCACACCTGTCCTCACCTCTCCTAAGAAGGCCAGCATTATGG AGATGGATGTTAAAGCAG TATCTCAATCTGAGTCTAAACAACTCAGTCCACTGTTGGACTCAGGGAGAG